From the genome of Thermodesulfobium sp. 4217-1, one region includes:
- the flgK gene encoding flagellar hook-associated protein FlgK has product MSTISSFLGLQIAQSALASNQLAMDVTGHNVANANTTGYSRQSPVFDQGTPLSYPNAGEVGTGVNISTIKRYRDSFIDSEVRTATSSQSYYNTSSTLLQQVQTALAEPSSNGLQTSLQNFFTAFQSLSTNPSDLSTRQVAVSDSQNLIFSYQNLYSSITGLRNQLNSSLSTLSTNVNTIAQNIYTLNQQISVVNASGQQPNDLMDQRDSLVNQLSQLVNVNYTTDQSGNLLVSIGGHSLVSTSGYDSLSVIPDTSNPSDPNDSTSQPMSKLVWSSDGMNASVSGGQIGATLDMRDNNLVSYMNQLNSQATSLMSAVNNLQSQGYPLNSTSLVRDINPTLNFFTGSSITTMGIDPRIVNNPGLIGASATGGSGDGQIAQAIANLQNENIYGSPTNQTSVSGSVLPVQYLSSTGYNLSSANTDVGTSGIYNLDFSKATAAQRTLTIQLGGLASQSVIIDPNTYTQIASAGTPPSPTTSLIDQINSKIMANSALTSTPHAIEDSPSTLNLALGSATAAQRTLTINGSTITADASNYKSVNDLISNINTQIAANSSLSGHVQAYNDGGLLGFKVLDSTASLSVSGDTSGLLGFSSTGVQNATATPLIQAYQDGNLLAFKLVDNLQGTTPIQDSTFQGSSFMASGLQALAFPAAVGSSVTFPLNVATTSNATLNFTLNNASSPTTISIPTGSYTSVDSLASAWNSAFNSSSLSGQVYAENNNGKLAFYTPSLGISSLTVAGDGTQGFDSTGVTNSAQSDSNLYNFAMYGSTANGVDPRARTLSIISTNTLTDQSTTSNIYLPSGSYSNSASIASELNTLYGGSGMPLNGITVGTNGEALTFNSTNQNQSIRVLGDYTSALGFNNYDGSSTVANAYIGMTSNIGTQGQQASTNYTDQSNVVTLLQNQQQSVEGVSMDEEMTNLIQYQTAYSASARVINTINSMLDKLINSTG; this is encoded by the coding sequence ATGAGCACAATATCTTCCTTTTTAGGCCTTCAGATTGCACAGAGCGCTCTTGCCTCCAACCAACTTGCAATGGACGTTACAGGCCACAACGTAGCAAACGCAAACACAACTGGTTATTCAAGACAGTCGCCTGTTTTTGATCAGGGCACCCCGTTAAGCTATCCCAATGCTGGAGAGGTTGGCACGGGTGTAAATATCTCTACTATAAAAAGATATAGAGACAGTTTTATAGACTCTGAAGTGAGGACTGCGACTAGCTCTCAATCTTATTACAACACTTCATCTACCCTGCTTCAGCAGGTCCAGACTGCCTTAGCAGAGCCCAGCAGTAATGGATTACAGACCAGTCTGCAAAACTTCTTCACGGCCTTTCAATCTCTGTCAACCAACCCGTCCGATTTGTCTACCAGACAGGTGGCGGTATCAGATTCACAAAACCTTATTTTTTCTTATCAGAACTTATATAGCTCTATTACAGGTTTAAGGAATCAGTTAAATAGCAGCTTGTCTACACTTTCCACGAACGTGAATACAATTGCCCAAAATATATACACCCTGAATCAACAGATTTCTGTAGTAAATGCGAGCGGTCAGCAGCCAAACGATTTAATGGATCAAAGAGATAGCCTGGTTAATCAGCTTTCGCAACTTGTGAACGTAAACTATACGACCGATCAATCAGGAAATCTGCTCGTTTCTATTGGCGGGCACTCTCTTGTTTCAACTTCTGGCTATGACTCGCTTAGTGTTATCCCTGACACTTCCAATCCGTCTGATCCAAATGACTCCACGTCTCAGCCTATGTCAAAACTTGTGTGGTCAAGCGATGGCATGAATGCCAGCGTTTCTGGGGGCCAGATAGGAGCTACTCTGGATATGAGGGACAACAATCTTGTAAGCTATATGAATCAGCTAAATAGTCAGGCCACCTCTCTTATGTCAGCAGTAAACAACTTACAATCACAGGGATATCCTCTTAACTCGACATCGCTTGTAAGAGATATAAACCCCACGCTGAATTTTTTCACAGGCAGTAGCATTACGACTATGGGCATAGATCCAAGAATAGTTAATAACCCTGGCCTTATAGGCGCTTCTGCCACAGGCGGCAGTGGGGATGGCCAGATAGCTCAGGCAATTGCAAATTTGCAAAATGAAAATATCTATGGCTCTCCTACGAATCAGACAAGCGTTTCTGGATCTGTCTTGCCCGTTCAATACCTTAGCTCTACGGGATATAACCTCTCAAGCGCAAATACCGACGTGGGAACGAGCGGAATTTATAACCTGGACTTTTCCAAAGCAACTGCAGCTCAGAGAACCCTTACTATCCAGTTGGGTGGACTTGCTTCTCAGAGCGTTATCATAGATCCAAATACATATACCCAAATTGCATCAGCTGGCACGCCGCCAAGTCCTACGACGAGCTTAATAGATCAGATTAACTCTAAAATAATGGCGAATAGTGCCCTGACATCTACCCCTCATGCAATAGAAGACTCTCCATCTACTTTAAACCTTGCTTTGGGATCGGCAACCGCAGCACAGAGGACATTGACTATAAATGGCAGTACTATAACTGCGGATGCTTCCAATTACAAATCAGTTAATGATTTAATTAGCAATATAAACACTCAAATAGCAGCAAATTCTTCACTTTCTGGCCATGTCCAGGCTTATAATGACGGTGGCCTTTTGGGATTTAAGGTTTTAGATTCTACTGCGTCTTTATCTGTTTCCGGGGACACAAGTGGCCTTTTGGGATTTAGCTCTACTGGAGTCCAAAATGCAACTGCTACACCCCTTATACAGGCCTATCAGGATGGCAATCTCTTGGCATTTAAGCTGGTAGATAACCTACAGGGTACTACCCCTATACAGGACTCTACCTTCCAAGGTTCATCTTTTATGGCATCAGGGCTTCAAGCCCTTGCGTTTCCTGCTGCTGTGGGCAGTTCTGTAACATTTCCTCTTAATGTAGCCACAACAAGCAATGCAACGCTTAACTTTACACTTAACAATGCTTCAAGTCCGACGACCATAAGCATACCCACAGGAAGCTATACGAGCGTTGATTCTCTAGCAAGCGCATGGAATAGCGCTTTTAACTCATCTTCATTAAGCGGTCAAGTTTATGCAGAGAACAATAACGGCAAGCTGGCTTTTTATACTCCAAGTCTTGGTATTTCGTCTTTAACAGTGGCTGGCGATGGTACCCAGGGTTTTGATTCTACTGGAGTTACCAATTCGGCACAGTCTGACAGCAATCTATATAACTTTGCAATGTATGGTTCCACAGCAAACGGTGTGGATCCCAGAGCAAGGACTTTGTCTATTATCTCTACTAACACATTGACAGATCAGAGTACTACCAGCAATATATATCTCCCATCTGGCAGTTATTCTAATTCTGCCTCAATAGCCAGCGAGCTAAATACTCTCTATGGCGGAAGTGGTATGCCTCTTAATGGCATTACTGTTGGGACAAATGGAGAGGCCTTGACATTTAATTCTACCAACCAAAATCAGTCCATAAGGGTTTTGGGAGATTATACGTCTGCGCTGGGTTTCAACAATTATGATGGGTCTTCAACAGTTGCAAATGCATATAT